A single genomic interval of Alcaligenes sp. SDU_A2 harbors:
- a CDS encoding Fe2+-dependent dioxygenase yields MLITLPDVLNPEQLRDCRQALEQAQWEDGRKTAGYLAQQSKSNLQLPLDHPVARQMGEFLMHVLGQHSGFIAAALPLRMLPPRFNRYEGGGQYGNHIDNAIFTIPGTSQRLRTDVSSTLFFSDPQEYEGGELIIEDVYGTQSIKLPAGHMVVYPGTSLHRVEPVTKGTRYASFFWTQSMVRHAHQRKLLWELDQSIQQLAGQGADTQELSRLTGIYHNLLREWSDA; encoded by the coding sequence ATGCTGATTACCCTTCCCGATGTCCTGAATCCCGAACAGTTGCGCGATTGTCGGCAAGCCCTGGAACAGGCGCAGTGGGAGGATGGGCGCAAGACCGCAGGCTATCTGGCCCAGCAAAGCAAAAGCAATCTGCAGTTGCCGTTGGACCACCCGGTGGCCCGCCAGATGGGCGAATTTCTGATGCATGTGTTGGGGCAGCACAGCGGTTTTATCGCGGCTGCCTTGCCGCTGCGCATGTTGCCGCCGCGCTTTAACCGCTACGAAGGCGGCGGGCAATACGGCAATCATATCGACAATGCTATTTTTACGATTCCGGGTACCAGCCAGCGCCTGCGCACGGATGTGTCCAGCACGCTGTTTTTCAGCGACCCGCAGGAATACGAAGGGGGCGAATTGATTATCGAGGATGTGTACGGCACGCAATCGATCAAGCTGCCCGCCGGACACATGGTGGTCTACCCCGGCACCAGCCTGCATCGTGTCGAGCCGGTTACAAAAGGCACGCGTTATGCGTCTTTTTTCTGGACGCAGAGCATGGTGCGCCATGCCCACCAGCGCAAGCTGCTCTGGGAATTGGATCAAAGTATTCAGCAGTTGGCCGGGCAGGGGGCCGATACGCAAGAGCTGTCGCGCCTGACGGGCATCTACCATAACTTGCTGCGCGAATGGAGCGATGCCTGA
- a CDS encoding alpha-hydroxy acid oxidase gives MTHVPLPPLASIPADIASLADYEPYACARMTAGAWAYFSGGAADELTVQDNLDSYRRWGLWPAALGQFEQASTRLELFGHSMAYPILLAPVAYQRLAHPQGELASVLGAGAMGATSIISMQASHAFEDIAAHAHAPLWAQWYWHPDRDFMQDLLRRVEVAGYRALVFTVDAAVNGVRNREQRAGFALPDDVQAVNLRGAPAAPAVLGAAGSSPLFGSGLLDQAPNWNDLAWLVQESRLPVLVKGIMRPGDALRALDVGVAGIVVSNHGGRTLDGAPASLDALGQVCAAVQGRVPVLMDGGIRRGTDVLKALALGARAVLVGRPYVYGLAAAGAAGVAHVLHILRAELEVAMALTGCNDLAAICPDVLYRR, from the coding sequence ATGACACATGTTCCCTTGCCGCCTCTGGCCAGCATTCCGGCCGATATTGCCAGCCTGGCTGATTACGAACCGTATGCCTGCGCGCGCATGACAGCGGGGGCCTGGGCGTATTTCAGCGGCGGCGCGGCCGACGAGCTGACGGTGCAGGACAATCTGGACAGTTACCGGCGCTGGGGCTTGTGGCCGGCGGCCTTGGGCCAGTTCGAGCAGGCGTCAACGCGCCTGGAGCTGTTTGGGCACAGTATGGCTTATCCCATTTTGCTGGCTCCGGTGGCTTACCAGCGGCTGGCTCATCCGCAAGGGGAACTGGCCAGCGTGTTGGGGGCGGGTGCGATGGGCGCAACCAGCATCATCAGCATGCAGGCCAGCCACGCCTTCGAGGATATTGCCGCCCATGCTCATGCACCCTTGTGGGCGCAGTGGTACTGGCATCCCGATCGGGATTTCATGCAGGACTTGCTGCGCCGGGTGGAGGTGGCCGGATATCGGGCGTTGGTGTTTACCGTGGATGCGGCAGTCAATGGCGTGCGCAATCGCGAGCAACGTGCCGGTTTTGCCTTGCCGGACGATGTCCAGGCCGTGAATTTGCGTGGCGCGCCAGCCGCACCAGCCGTTCTGGGTGCCGCCGGCAGCAGCCCTTTGTTTGGCAGCGGCCTGCTGGATCAGGCCCCAAACTGGAATGACTTGGCCTGGCTCGTGCAGGAAAGCAGGCTGCCGGTTCTGGTCAAGGGAATCATGCGGCCCGGCGATGCGCTGCGGGCGCTGGATGTGGGGGTTGCCGGCATCGTGGTGTCCAACCACGGTGGGCGTACGCTGGATGGCGCGCCTGCGTCGCTGGATGCGCTGGGGCAGGTCTGCGCTGCGGTGCAGGGGCGCGTGCCGGTGCTGATGGATGGAGGCATACGGCGCGGTACCGATGTGCTCAAGGCGCTGGCTTTGGGAGCCAGGGCCGTGTTGGTGGGGCGACCCTATGTGTATGGCCTGGCGGCGGCAGGCGCGGCTGGTGTGGCCCATGTGCTGCATATTCTGCGCGCCGAACTGGAAGTGGCGATGGCCTTGACCGGTTGCAATGATCTGGCCGCTATCTGCCCTGATGTGCTTTACCGGCGCTGA
- the ampD gene encoding 1,6-anhydro-N-acetylmuramyl-L-alanine amidase AmpD gives MARMHHAYDLDRQGWLMPHANVTRALSPNHDQRPDGDTPTLLVLHNISLPPNEFGGPYIRDFFQNRLDIGAHPWFENIRDLKVSAHFLIQRNGHIIQFVPTTRRAWHAGVSHFQDRERCNDFSIGIELEGSDFVPFTDAQYKELARLSRALRMRHSLRDVRGHEHIAPGRKTDPGPHFDWRRIAREHGWPATALPETS, from the coding sequence ATGGCCCGCATGCACCACGCCTACGATCTGGACCGGCAGGGTTGGCTGATGCCGCATGCCAATGTCACGCGCGCGCTTTCGCCCAACCACGACCAGCGCCCTGACGGCGACACGCCTACGCTACTGGTGCTGCACAATATCAGCCTGCCGCCCAACGAGTTCGGCGGCCCCTACATCCGCGACTTCTTTCAGAACCGTCTGGATATCGGCGCGCACCCCTGGTTCGAGAACATCCGCGACCTGAAGGTATCGGCGCATTTTCTGATCCAGCGCAACGGCCACATCATCCAGTTCGTGCCCACGACCCGACGCGCCTGGCATGCGGGCGTCTCGCACTTTCAGGACCGGGAACGCTGCAACGACTTTTCTATCGGCATTGAGCTGGAAGGCAGCGATTTCGTGCCATTTACCGACGCACAATACAAGGAGCTGGCCCGCCTGTCCCGCGCCCTGCGCATGCGCCACAGCCTGCGCGATGTGCGCGGCCACGAACATATCGCTCCGGGGCGCAAGACCGACCCCGGCCCGCATTTCGACTGGCGGCGCATCGCGCGCGAACATGGCTGGCCCGCGACCGCTCTACCCGAAACCTCGTAA
- a CDS encoding PP0621 family protein, whose product MGKALFWVVVILAAMIIARIVSHSKARKKMPPNPTMRPPRSQKQGEAMVRCAHCGIHLPRSEALMSNHHTWCSLEHAKRGPRQ is encoded by the coding sequence TTGGGTAAAGCATTATTTTGGGTAGTGGTCATTCTGGCAGCCATGATCATTGCCCGCATCGTGTCGCATAGCAAAGCGCGCAAAAAAATGCCGCCTAATCCCACCATGCGTCCGCCCCGTTCGCAAAAGCAAGGCGAAGCCATGGTGCGCTGTGCCCATTGCGGCATCCACCTGCCCCGTTCCGAAGCCCTGATGAGCAACCATCACACCTGGTGCAGCCTGGAACACGCCAAGCGCGGCCCGCGCCAGTAG
- a CDS encoding cytochrome C assembly family protein produces the protein MSASIVFHLLAALAYIVLSISLWRPLTQGSARTVLDAPSRIALLCAIIVHGAGLLLTIVLPHGLHLSWALALSAAIWLGMVVFWFQSLYLRLDSLLLILLPAATIVSLLAIAFPQGHIVNHAGNEWLRIHLLIALVAYGLSTVAALHAVLMTALDRQLHRPIQHEEHHGLLSRALDTLPPLLVQEDLLFRLIRVSFVILTLTILSGAAVSLAVAGTWLPADHKTIFTLLAWVTFGGLLWGRKQYGWRGRIALRWTLAGFAFMLLAYTGSRFVLEVILQRGTIG, from the coding sequence ATGTCTGCAAGTATTGTATTTCACTTGCTCGCCGCGCTGGCATACATCGTGCTTTCGATCTCGTTGTGGCGTCCGCTGACACAAGGCAGCGCCCGTACGGTGCTTGATGCACCCAGCCGGATCGCGCTGCTGTGCGCGATCATCGTGCATGGCGCAGGGCTGCTGCTGACTATTGTATTGCCTCACGGTCTGCATTTAAGCTGGGCACTGGCGCTGTCGGCCGCCATCTGGCTGGGCATGGTGGTGTTCTGGTTCCAGAGCCTGTATCTGCGCCTGGACAGCCTGCTTCTGATTCTACTGCCTGCCGCCACGATCGTCAGCCTGCTGGCCATTGCCTTTCCGCAAGGCCACATCGTGAACCATGCCGGCAACGAATGGCTACGTATCCACCTGCTGATTGCCCTGGTCGCCTATGGCCTCAGCACCGTCGCCGCCCTGCATGCCGTCCTGATGACCGCGCTGGACCGCCAGTTGCACCGTCCCATCCAACACGAAGAGCACCACGGTCTGCTCAGCCGCGCCCTGGACACCCTGCCCCCGCTGCTGGTCCAGGAAGATCTGCTGTTTCGCCTGATACGCGTGTCCTTTGTCATCTTGACCCTGACCATCCTGAGTGGTGCCGCCGTTTCCCTGGCTGTGGCGGGCACATGGTTGCCTGCCGACCACAAAACCATCTTTACCTTGCTGGCATGGGTTACATTTGGTGGCTTATTATGGGGACGAAAACAGTACGGATGGCGCGGCCGCATCGCCCTGCGCTGGACGCTGGCGGGCTTTGCCTTCATGTTGCTGGCCTACACCGGCAGCCGTTTCGTCCTGGAAGTGATTCTGCAGCGAGGCACAATTGGGTAA